In a genomic window of Tripterygium wilfordii isolate XIE 37 chromosome 8, ASM1340144v1, whole genome shotgun sequence:
- the LOC120003556 gene encoding agamous-like MADS-box protein AGL62, which translates to MVRMSRGRQKVEMKKMENESNLQVTFSKRRTGLFKKACELCTLCGADVAIIVFSPGNKVFSFGHPDVETMIDRFFTRHTPSTSGALQLVEAHRNAALRDLNFQLTHVLDQLEAERKRGEELAKIRRASRAHCWWETPVEEMSKPQLEQMKSALEDLKKNAAHHAEKLMIIHNSKPSHNYFASTAAGPSVPSGASIASFDPNNASFHPNMMPSSYNRLGFGRGFY; encoded by the exons ATGGTGAGAATGAGTAGGGGTCGTCAGAAGGTGGAGATGAAGAAGATGGAAAATGAAAGCAATCTCCAAGTAACCTTCTCGAAGAGAAGGACAGGCCTTTTCAAAAAGGCCTGTGAACTTTGCACTCTTTGCGGTGCTGATGTCGCGATCATTGTCTTCTCTCCCGGGAACAAGGTGTTCTCGTTTGGTCACCCTGACGTTGAGACAATGATCGATCGGTTCTTCACCCGTCACACTCCTTCTACTTCAGGCGCTTTGCAGCTCGTCGAAGCCCATCGCAACGCTGCTCTTCGTGATCTTAATTTTCAGCTTACTCAT GTGCTTGATCAATTGGAGGCGGAGAGAAAACGAGGCGAGGAGCTTGCGAAGATCAGGAGGGCTAGCCGCGCACATTGCTGGTGGGAGACTCCTGTTGAGGAGATGAGCAAGCCACAACTTGAACAGATGAAGAGCGCTCTGGAGGATCTCAAGAAGAATGCGGCACATCATGCTGAGAAACTCATGATTATTCACAATTCAAAGCCATCTCATAACTATTTTGCATCAACTGCTGCTGGTCCAAGTGTTCCTTCCGGTGCATCCATCGCTTCTTTTGATCCGAATAATGCTTCATTTCATCCAAATATGATGCCTTCGTCATACAATCGCCTTGGATTCGGTCGCGGGTTTTACTAG
- the LOC120003558 gene encoding amino acid permease 6-like, producing the protein MASVVERRPGFSIEATENDPLFDDDGRPRRTGTWLTASAHIITAVIGSGVLSLPWCNAQLGWIAGPMALVLFSVVTTYSSSLLANCYRYPDRVTGTRNYIYSAVVKVHLGGTQSIFCGIAQYLNMVGTTIGYTITASISMVAIKRSHCFHSQGHKAGCHTSNNMFMIIFGVIQIVLSQIPSFAKLDGLSIVAAVMSFSYSLIGIGLAIAKIAGGNHPRTSITGTSIGVDLTSSEKGWKALQAIGDIAFAYSFSAVLVEIQDTLRSHPPEYRAMKKAINVGVSITTLFYLSCGVLGYAAFGNLAPGNLLTGFGFYEPFWLIDIGNLCIAIHLICAYQVFCQPFYDFVEKCCSDGWPKSALTAFFTKERLINIPFGGVYKFSFFRLIWRTTYVVIITLIAMIFPLFNDVLALIGAISFWPLTVHFPIEMHISKNKIGRFSMPWVGLRVLSGFCFLVSLAASIASIQGLVQSLDHYKPLHSVS; encoded by the exons ATGGCTTCAGTTGTGGAGAGACGGCCTGGTTTTTCAATAGAAGCAACCGAAAATGACCCTTTATTTGACGATGATGGACGGCCAAGACGAACTG gaacCTGGCTTACTGCAAGTGCACATATCATTACTGCTGTTATTGGATCTGGAGTGTTATCGCTGCCATGGTGCAACGCTCAGTTGGGCTGGATTGCCGGGCCCATGGCTCTGGTTCTCTTCTCTGTGGTCACTACCTATTCATCTTCCTTGCTTGCAAACTGTTATAGGTACCCAGACAGGGTTACTGGGACCAGAAACTATATTTATTCTGCTGTCGTTAAAGTTCACTTGG GTGGAACTCAGTCAATATTTTGTGGGATTGCTCAATATCTCAATATGGTAGGAACCACAATTGGATACACAATCACTGCATCTATTAGCATGGT GGCCATTAAAAGATCTCACTGCTTTCACTCTCAAGGCCATAAAGCAGGATGTCACACATCAAACAATATGTTCATGATAATCTTTGGGGTTATACAGATTGTTCTGAGCCAGATACCAAGCTTTGCAAAGCTTGATGGCCTTTCTATTGTTGCTGCTGTCATGTCTTTTTCTTACTCGCTCATTGGCATCGGTCTTGCAATTGCTAAAATCGCAG GAGGGAATCATCCAAGGACGAGCATCACAGGTACATCCATTGGCGTAGACTTGACAAGCTCCGAAAAGGGTTGGAAAGCCTTACAAGCCATTGGAGACATTGCATTTGCCTACTCTTTCTCTGCAGTCCTCGTTGAGATACAG GATACACTGAGATCACATCCTCCAGAGTACAGAGCCATGAAGAAGGCAATCAATGTTGGAGTTTCCATAACCACTTTATTCTACTTGTCATGTGGTGTTTTGGGCTATGCGGCATTTGGGAACCTTGCACCAGGAAATCTTTTGACAGGATTCGGGTTTTATGAACCCTTTTGGCTTATTGACATCGGCAACCTGTGCATTGCCATTCATCTTATATGTGCATACCAG GTATTTTGCCAGCCATTCTATGACTTTGTGGAGAAATGTTGCAGCGATGGATGGCCGAAGAGTGCATTGACTGCATTCTTTACAAAAGAACGTCTTATTAACATTCCATTTGGTGGTGTCTACAAGTTTAGTTTCTTCAGGTTAATATGGAGGACAACATACGTCGTAATTATAACTTTGATCGCCATGATATTCCCATTATTCAATGATGTTCTTGCTCTGATTGGCGCCATATCATTTTGGCCACTGACCGTGCATTTCCCGATAGAGATGCACATATCGAAGAACAAGATTGGTCGATTTAGCATGCCCTGGGTAGGGCTGAGGGTTCTGAGTGGGTTTTGCTTCCTTGTCTCGCTCGCTGCTTCTATTGCATCCATTCAGGGCCTCGTCCAAAGTCTCGATCACTACAAGCCTTTACATTCTGTTTCCTGA